AAAGAGCTTGGAATCCCATATTACGAGACAAGCGTGTTTGACCAGTTTGGCATCAAGGATATCTTTGATAATGCCATCCGAGCAGCCCTCATCTCCCGACGTCACCTGCAATTCTGGAAGTCTCACCTGAGGAAGGTCCAGAAGCCGCTGCTCCAGGCACCGTTTTTGCCCCCCAAAGCCCCTCCACCGCTCATTAAGATCCCAGAGTGCTCAGCCAAAAACCGAGATGGGCCGAGACAGCTGCTGGAGACTCCTCTCTGTGCCGATGTTATGTTTGTCATTCAGGAACACATCCACTTATTTGCTCATAGGATCTACCTGTCTACCTCGTCTTCCAAATTCTTCGACCTATTTCAAATGGACTTCTCAGATGACTCCCAGGGCTTGGTGGTAACCGAGCGTCACAGACGGGATCAGCTGATGCGCACCCTCAGTCTGGACACGGAAGAGGAACTGGCAGTTCTGCCCAACCTTTCGCCGTGCTCGCTCAGGACATCGAAAAGCGACGGTACCCTCAAGATGATGAGTTTTAGTGGGATGCACCGATGCACCAGGGTGTCCTTGGCCTCTTGGTGCAAGGCTTTCTACAGCATCCACAAAGAATGCGTGATCAATCCGGTCACGGATTCACCAGCGCTCATGACCGTGGTGAAGATGGATCATTCTATCCACCATGGACCCTTCAGTGCTGTCCTGCGCTTCCTCTACACCGGTGAGCTGGATGAGAAGGAGAAAGACCTAATGAAGATCGCCCAGATTGCAGAGATGCTGGAGGTCTTTGACCTTAGGATGATGGTGGAGAACATCATGAACAACGAAGGCTTCATGAATCAGGAGATCACAAAGGCTTTTCATGTGAGAAAGGCCAACCGAATCAAAGAGTGTCTCGCCAAGAATAATTTTACAGGTACTGGGCAAACCCCATGTTATTTTcctttatattaaatatattaaattatccTTACATCTGCTagcttttaaaaatgtgtttgtgctAGTTCATAGTGTTGATAGCTACTCATAGGCTGTGTCCCAATCAAAGGCTGCGACCTATGAGGCTGCATTCTAAGACCGATTGTATTACAGCAACGCGGCTGAAGGTCAAATggtgttcacaccagatgcggaaGAGGCAGCAAGTGCAAGTGATTTACattttaagtcaatgcaaagacgcgaataggcaTGCTGCGTCGTAAGTGCAAATGGGGCGGAAGGCGAGTTCCGAATTGAGCTTTGACGCAGGAAACTTTTGTTGATATTTGTGCTGCGTGAACCAATCTGTTGCTTGCTTTACTAGTGATGTGACtacaggaagcaagcggagtcgcagaagcccctcccatgacacgaattttcatgtgaatgtctcgaatcactagaatttcacgtgcaaCTTTCATGAGCAAAAGAagcaagtaaataaaaaatgtttcaagcgtccaactatgcaCAAACAGCGCagttttgccgcctctaccgcttCTGGTGTGAATCCACAGTAAGGtcgtcccaattcgaaggctgcTTACAATGCAACCTCAGAATGTGTCCTTCTTTCTCCAGGCTGCGAAAGATAGAACTAATGGCAGCCTAGGCTATCCCGAGATTCATTGTGGGCCAGCAACAGCTGAATATAGCAGctggatattttaaaataaacatttaaaacctttactaaataaaagtgtgtatttagCGAAAAAGTTTAGTAaattttttgtattaatattattctgtgtATGTTGCGTATGTTTTtaaaatttattaattttatatactgttggttagtttaatctacatcaatatgtcatattttctaaaataaaagaaatatttttCTGGTTCCATCGTTATTCTAATGAGTCACAAACGTCTCtgcaggtgacgcaaattatagATTCTCAGAAGACTAGGCCgactcatttcagttctcttcgtgGACTTCGAAGGCTGCGACCTTCAAAGACCGAGTGCTTGCCTTCTGAGGtcacgtccttagaaggtcgcagcctttcGAAATGGTACACACCTATAGTTTAAAGTAATTCAAGTGGGGTTAAAATtttttaattctgtcatcatttgctcatcctcgtgttgttgtaaacctgtatgagtttctttattctgttgaacacaacaaaaagatattttgataaattatggtaagcacacagttgacggaaCCCATTGActtttgtaatattttgtttattctactatggaagtcagtggatGCGGTCAACTGTTTGTTTTGtctctttttttaaagaaaaacatttttcaatattttattgaggtgttcttacctcaacttagatcaattaatacatacctatctttattcaatgcgtgcacttaatctttgtacaacgcgtcgtgaatgtgttagcatttagcctagccccattctttccttaggatccaaacagtaggcctggcaaactcgattccttttaaggatccgggttattgtgagtcactcactaatgtgatccgggttgtgtgagtcacttgagtcagtattgctaaatcgccaaggaaactcagtacagacccacttgtaaccggctgatccatgcaactcgagattctcagagccggaaacattgcagactcgcagaccatggGACTCATGAGACTTcactcgctctacagatccactaaccgTCTCCGGCTGGTCCGCGCGAATCAGCCGTTAagtggatctatagagcgactgaagtctccttaaaagcaaatccacaacaaaagcctttcacttgTGAAATAATatgcttataggttttaggtttggtgtgtatggtcgaccACTTAAAAAAAGGCCtaataataatagcataataatatagagaaaatatagaaaaaaactgtGTCCTGATTATGTAGCCCCCCGAGCCGGAGAGTCTCGACtcgagtctgcaatgtttccggcagATCTGCGaatctgcaatgtttccggctctgattCGAGAGACAGTTTGcgcggatcagccggttacgagttgagagattctcgagtcagagcagattcACATGTCTCTCGAGTCTGCATTGTTTCCGGCTCCGAGTGAGAATCTCAGGTCAGTTCAAGGCTAACTTGGATTTAGATCCTAAGGAAAGAAGGG
The Paramisgurnus dabryanus chromosome 1, PD_genome_1.1, whole genome shotgun sequence genome window above contains:
- the rhobtb1 gene encoding rho-related BTB domain-containing protein 1 isoform X2, with translation MWYMEIKHFCPRTPVILVGCQLDLRYADLEAVNRARRPLSRPIKPGDILPPESGREVAKELGIPYYETSVFDQFGIKDIFDNAIRAALISRRHLQFWKSHLRKVQKPLLQAPFLPPKAPPPLIKIPECSAKNRDGPRQLLETPLCADVMFVIQEHIHLFAHRIYLSTSSSKFFDLFQMDFSDDSQGLVVTERHRRDQLMRTLSLDTEEELAVLPNLSPCSLRTSKSDGTLKMMSFSGMHRCTRVSLASWCKAFYSIHKECVINPVTDSPALMTVVKMDHSIHHGPFSAVLRFLYTGELDEKEKDLMKIAQIAEMLEVFDLRMMVENIMNNEGFMNQEITKAFHVRKANRIKECLAKNNFTDVVFRLDDGTINAHKPLLICSCDWMAALFGGSFMESANNEVSFPNTSRVCMQAVLEYLYTNQLSPMSDLDPMELIALANRLCLPCLIALTEQYAVSDFIKASKEGQDIDGEVLTYLELAQFHNANQLAAWCLHHICTHYNRICANYRKEIKSKSSENQLYFEKCRWPPVWYLKEEDHYQRVKKEREREDVMLNKHHSRRHWCFWSSSPAVA